The DNA window GTGGATTGTCCCGGTCCTGCTGTTTGTCGGCATCTGGCTGTTCTTCATGCGCCGCTTTGCCCAAAAACAAGGCTTGGGCGGCGGCTTCATGTCGATCGGCAAGAGCAAGGCCAAGGTCTACATGGAACAGGATGTCAAGGTCACCTTCAACGACGTGGCCGGTGTGGACGAGGCCAAGACCGAACTCCAGGAGGTGATTGCCTTTCTGAAGACACCCGAAAAATTCGCCCGGCTGGGTGGCAAAATTCCCAAGGGCATCCTGCTGGTCGGTCCGCCGGGGACGGGCAAGACCCTGCTGGCAAAAGCCGTGGCCGGTGAGGCCAGCGTGCCGTTCTTTTCGATCAGCGGCTCAGAGTTCGTGGAGATGTTCGTCGGGGTGGGCGCAGCCCGGGTGCGCGACCTGTTTGTCCAGGCCAAGGAAAAGGCGCCGTGTATTATTTTTGTCGACGAGCTGGACGCCCTGGGCAAGGCGCGGGGCATGGGGCCGGTCTCCCACGAAGAGCGCGAACAGACCCTCAACCAGCTGCTGGTCGAAATGGACGGCTTCGATCAGCGCACTGGGGTGATCCTGATGGCCGCCACCAACCGGCCGGAAATTCTGGACCAGGCGCTGTTGCGGGCCGGCCGCTTTGATCGCCACGTGGTGGTTGACCGGCCGGACAAGATCGGCCGGCTGGCGATTCTCAAGGTCCACTCCCGCAATGTACAGCTTGACCCGGACGCCGACCTTGATGTGGTCGCAGCCATGACCCCCGGCTTTGCCGGGGCCGACCTGGCCAACATCATCAACGAAGCCGCGCTGCTGGCGGTCCGTATGAGCAAGGACTCGGTCGGCCTGCCCGAGCTGCAGGAGGCGGTTGAGCGGGTGATTGCCGGCCTGGAAAAAAAGAACCGGGTCCTCAACCAAACCGAAAAAGAACGCGTCGCCCACCACGAGATCGGCCACGCCCTGGTCTCCCTGTCGCTGCCGGGCAGCGACCAGGTTCAGAAAATCTCGATCATCCCGCGCGGCGTGGCCGCCCTGGGCTATACCTTGCAGCTGCCGACCGAAGACCGCTTTGTGATCACCAAATCCGAGCTGGAGAACAAAATCGCCGTATACCTGGGCGGCCGGGTCGCCGAGGAGATCATCTACCAGGAGATCTCGACCGGTGCGCGGGACGATCTGCTCAAAGCCACCGACATCGCCAAGAACATGATCAAAGCCTACGGCATGAGCGAGCAGCTGGGCCAGATCAGCTTCGACCAAGACCAGCAGCCGATGTTTCTGCAAAACGGCCAGAGCCCCGGCCCGGGCGACTACAGCGAGGAAACCGCGCGGGCGATTGACACCGAAATCCGGCGCATCATCGACGCCCAGTACGCACGGGTAACCGCCCTGCTGTGCGCCAAGACCCAGATCTTGAAGGACGCGGCGCGAGCCCTGCTGGACAAGGAAACCCTCACCGGCGAGGAGCTACGGGCGATTGCCTTCCCGGCCGGCCAGCCCGACACGGACGCCGCCTAGGGCGTGGTCGTCCACTCGGGCTAGGGTTCAGACCCTAGTCCAGAGGAAGGCCCGGAAGGTAGGCTGCGGGTCAGACGGCGATCAGGAGGCCCTGTCCTTTCCTCCCATAAGCTTGACACTGTGGCCGTGCTCAGCCGGAGCGTCCCATTTTGCGGCGGGGGTATTGAATATCTCCGACACAGATTGCT is part of the Desulfurellaceae bacterium genome and encodes:
- the ftsH gene encoding ATP-dependent zinc metalloprotease FtsH: MDHKIRFNIWYVFIALWGVILLHNLWLQATRIEQIPYSQFQAYLDEDLIEEIRITNNYIQGTLRQPLEGQPQQFVTIRVEPDLADKLASSGIRFAGEIETTFLRDFLSWIVPVLLFVGIWLFFMRRFAQKQGLGGGFMSIGKSKAKVYMEQDVKVTFNDVAGVDEAKTELQEVIAFLKTPEKFARLGGKIPKGILLVGPPGTGKTLLAKAVAGEASVPFFSISGSEFVEMFVGVGAARVRDLFVQAKEKAPCIIFVDELDALGKARGMGPVSHEEREQTLNQLLVEMDGFDQRTGVILMAATNRPEILDQALLRAGRFDRHVVVDRPDKIGRLAILKVHSRNVQLDPDADLDVVAAMTPGFAGADLANIINEAALLAVRMSKDSVGLPELQEAVERVIAGLEKKNRVLNQTEKERVAHHEIGHALVSLSLPGSDQVQKISIIPRGVAALGYTLQLPTEDRFVITKSELENKIAVYLGGRVAEEIIYQEISTGARDDLLKATDIAKNMIKAYGMSEQLGQISFDQDQQPMFLQNGQSPGPGDYSEETARAIDTEIRRIIDAQYARVTALLCAKTQILKDAARALLDKETLTGEELRAIAFPAGQPDTDAA